A genome region from Sphingobium sp. WTD-1 includes the following:
- a CDS encoding NAD(P) transhydrogenase subunit alpha — protein MDFIAILSIFVLACFVGYYVVWSVTPALHTPLMAVTNAISSVIIVGALVASAEAGSLAAKLLGLVAVVFASVNIFGGFAVTERMLAMYKKKERK, from the coding sequence ATGGACTTCATTGCCATCCTGTCGATTTTCGTGCTGGCGTGCTTCGTCGGCTATTATGTGGTCTGGTCGGTGACGCCGGCGCTGCACACGCCGCTGATGGCGGTCACCAATGCCATTTCGTCGGTCATCATCGTCGGCGCTCTGGTCGCGTCGGCGGAGGCCGGTAGCCTGGCGGCCAAGCTGCTGGGTCTGGTCGCGGTGGTCTTTGCATCGGTGAATATCTTCGGCGGCTTTGCCGTGACCGAACGCATGCTGGCCATGTACAAGAAGAAGGAGCGCAAGTGA
- a CDS encoding NAD(P)(+) transhydrogenase (Re/Si-specific) subunit beta, with protein MHELAPVSPFVALAYLVSGVLFILALRGLSSPSTSRRGNRMGMVGMAIAVVTTLYTHDVLSLPEILGAIAIGGGIGFIIARRIEMTAMPQLVAAFHSLVGLAAVLVGAAAYLNPGAFGILDPLTNEIHNASRIEMGLGVAIGAITFSGSVIAFLKLNGNMSGKPIMLPGRHVINLATLAAILGLIAYFVTDQSPWIFWTVTALSFVIGFLLIIPIGGADMPVVVSMLNSYSGWAAAAMGFTLGNTAMIITGALVGSSGAILSYIMCKAMNRSFISVIAGGFGAEAGPSGGGAAAVDRPYKRGSAEDAAFLMSQADNVIIVPGYGMAVSQAQHALREMADLLKKEGVNVKYAIHPVAGRMPGHMNVLLAEANVPYDEVFELEDINSEFGQADVAFVIGANDVTNPAAKTDKTSPIYGMPILDVANAKSVLFVKRSMGGAGYAGVDNEVFYMDNTMMLLADAKKMVEEIVKALAH; from the coding sequence ATGCACGAGCTTGCGCCCGTTTCGCCCTTCGTCGCCTTGGCCTATCTGGTTTCCGGCGTCCTCTTCATCCTGGCGCTGCGCGGCCTGTCGAGCCCGTCGACCAGCCGTCGCGGCAACCGCATGGGCATGGTCGGCATGGCAATCGCCGTGGTCACGACCCTTTATACCCATGACGTGCTGAGCCTGCCCGAAATCCTGGGCGCGATCGCCATCGGCGGCGGCATCGGCTTCATCATCGCCCGTCGCATCGAGATGACGGCGATGCCGCAGCTGGTTGCGGCCTTCCACTCGCTGGTCGGCCTGGCCGCCGTGCTGGTCGGCGCGGCCGCCTATCTCAATCCCGGCGCGTTCGGCATTCTCGATCCGCTGACGAACGAGATCCACAATGCCAGCCGCATCGAAATGGGGCTGGGCGTCGCGATCGGCGCGATCACCTTCTCGGGTTCGGTCATCGCCTTCCTGAAATTGAACGGCAACATGTCGGGCAAGCCGATCATGCTGCCGGGCCGCCATGTCATCAATCTGGCGACGCTGGCGGCGATCCTGGGCCTGATCGCCTATTTCGTGACCGACCAGTCGCCCTGGATCTTCTGGACCGTGACGGCGCTGAGCTTCGTCATCGGCTTCCTGCTGATCATCCCGATCGGCGGCGCGGACATGCCGGTCGTGGTGTCGATGCTGAACAGCTATTCGGGCTGGGCCGCAGCGGCGATGGGCTTCACCCTGGGCAATACGGCGATGATCATCACCGGCGCGCTGGTGGGCAGCTCCGGCGCGATCCTGTCCTACATCATGTGCAAGGCGATGAACCGCAGCTTCATCAGCGTGATCGCCGGCGGCTTCGGCGCGGAAGCCGGCCCGTCGGGTGGCGGCGCGGCGGCGGTCGACCGTCCCTACAAGCGCGGCAGCGCCGAGGACGCGGCCTTCCTGATGAGCCAGGCGGACAATGTCATCATCGTGCCGGGTTACGGCATGGCGGTCAGCCAGGCGCAGCATGCGCTGCGCGAAATGGCCGACCTGCTGAAGAAGGAAGGCGTGAACGTCAAATATGCGATCCATCCGGTCGCAGGGCGCATGCCCGGCCATATGAACGTGCTGCTGGCCGAAGCGAACGTCCCCTATGACGAGGTGTTCGAGCTGGAGGACATCAACAGCGAGTTCGGCCAGGCCGACGTCGCCTTCGTCATCGGCGCCAATGACGTGACCAATCCGGCGGCCAAGACGGACAAGACGTCGCCCATCTATGGCATGCCGATCCTGGACGTCGCCAACGCCAAGTCGGTGCTGTTCGTGAAGCGCTCCATGGGCGGGGCCGGCTATGCCGGCGTCGACAATGAGGTCTTCTACATGGACAACACGATGATGCTGCTGGCCGACGCCAAGAAGATGGTCGAGGAGATCGTCAAGGCGCTGGCCCACTAA
- a CDS encoding aa3-type cytochrome c oxidase subunit IV, which produces MASDGNIKSATQTYEGFVGFVKWGTIACLIVAAIVVLLISS; this is translated from the coding sequence ATGGCTTCTGACGGGAATATCAAGAGCGCAACCCAGACCTATGAAGGGTTTGTCGGCTTCGTGAAGTGGGGCACCATTGCCTGCCTCATCGTCGCCGCGATTGTCGTGCTGCTGATCTCCAGCTGA
- the folP gene encoding dihydropteroate synthase — translation MTLSSIPADARLYLKPTWFVPSPIGLADGSAARMGNGLIWFQAYELTARHAGRRIARDTIPVAAFEAITATLPDPLAERARQLAANISAQRAPLSLGDRVIRFDAPQTMAILNITPDSFSDGGKHMTDPQAAADAGFAMAAAGAALIDAGGESTRPKAPKLWEGDEIARIVPVIEKLAAAGVAMSVDTRKAAVMEAALAAGAHVINDVSALEHDPRSLEVAARAGCPVILMHAPSAGDDPHDNPNGYADVVSDVFDYLDARIAACLDAGIAREKIMVDPGLGFGKSLADNLALVNGLATFQGLGVPLLFAGSRKRLIGALSNEAPAADRLGGSVALAFRAAQLGAQMVRVHDVKESVQALHLWRGLADAGLSAV, via the coding sequence ATGACCCTCTCCTCCATCCCCGCTGACGCCCGGCTCTACCTCAAGCCGACCTGGTTCGTGCCGAGCCCGATCGGCCTGGCGGATGGATCGGCGGCGCGGATGGGCAATGGCCTGATCTGGTTCCAGGCCTATGAACTGACCGCCCGCCATGCCGGCCGCCGCATCGCCCGCGACACCATCCCGGTCGCCGCGTTCGAGGCGATCACCGCCACCCTGCCCGACCCGCTGGCCGAGCGCGCCCGCCAACTGGCCGCGAACATCTCCGCCCAGCGCGCGCCGCTCAGCCTTGGCGATCGCGTCATCCGCTTCGACGCGCCCCAGACGATGGCGATCCTCAACATCACGCCCGACAGCTTCTCCGACGGCGGCAAGCATATGACCGACCCACAGGCGGCGGCAGATGCCGGCTTTGCCATGGCGGCGGCGGGCGCCGCGCTGATCGATGCCGGCGGCGAATCCACCCGGCCCAAGGCGCCCAAGCTGTGGGAAGGCGACGAGATCGCCCGCATCGTGCCGGTGATCGAGAAACTGGCCGCCGCCGGCGTCGCCATGTCGGTCGACACGCGCAAGGCGGCGGTGATGGAGGCGGCGCTCGCCGCCGGCGCCCATGTCATCAACGATGTCAGCGCGCTGGAACATGATCCCCGCAGCCTGGAGGTCGCGGCCCGCGCCGGTTGCCCGGTAATCCTGATGCACGCGCCTTCGGCCGGCGACGACCCGCACGACAATCCCAACGGCTATGCCGATGTCGTCAGCGACGTGTTCGACTATCTCGACGCCCGCATCGCCGCCTGCCTCGACGCCGGCATCGCGCGCGAGAAGATCATGGTCGATCCGGGCCTGGGCTTCGGCAAGAGCCTGGCCGACAATCTGGCGCTGGTGAACGGCCTCGCCACCTTCCAGGGGCTGGGCGTGCCGCTGCTCTTCGCCGGCAGCCGCAAGCGCCTGATCGGCGCCCTGTCGAACGAGGCACCGGCAGCCGACCGGCTGGGCGGCTCGGTCGCCCTCGCCTTCCGCGCGGCGCAACTGGGCGCGCAGATGGTCCGCGTCCATGACGTCAAGGAAAGCGTCCAGGCGCTCCATCTGTGGCGCGGCCTGGCCGATGCGGGGCTGAGCGCGGTCTGA
- a CDS encoding amino acid racemase codes for MRKLGLIGGLSWTSTARYYEIINQAIHRAKGGQHSARLLIESLDFAQVSGCITQEDWDCASGHLIGAAQRLEQGGAEALLICANSMHRIYDRIQASIAIPIIHIADVVGTRMKADRIDRAALIGTRNVMTEKYYRQRLVSHGVSLLPADVALAERIDRIVYDELTVGKINRDSERFMKSELTDIAKEDVQAVVLACTELEMIVDVKANVLPIYDCTEIHAMAGVEFILGE; via the coding sequence ATGCGTAAACTCGGTCTGATTGGTGGTCTCAGCTGGACGTCCACCGCCCGCTATTATGAGATCATCAACCAGGCGATCCACCGGGCCAAGGGTGGCCAGCACAGTGCGCGGCTGCTGATCGAAAGCCTAGATTTCGCACAGGTTTCCGGTTGCATCACGCAGGAAGACTGGGATTGCGCATCGGGCCATCTGATCGGCGCGGCCCAGCGGCTGGAACAGGGCGGGGCGGAAGCGCTGCTGATCTGCGCCAATAGCATGCACCGCATCTATGACCGGATCCAGGCGAGCATCGCCATTCCCATCATCCACATCGCCGATGTCGTCGGCACGCGGATGAAGGCCGATCGCATCGATCGCGCCGCCCTGATCGGCACGCGCAACGTGATGACCGAGAAATATTATCGCCAGCGGCTGGTGTCGCACGGCGTGTCGCTGCTGCCGGCCGATGTCGCGCTGGCCGAACGGATCGACCGGATTGTCTATGACGAACTGACCGTCGGCAAGATCAACCGCGATTCCGAGCGTTTCATGAAATCGGAACTGACCGACATCGCCAAGGAGGATGTGCAGGCCGTCGTGCTCGCCTGCACCGAACTGGAGATGATCGTCGACGTGAAGGCCAATGTGCTGCCGATCTACGACTGCACCGAAATCCACGCCATGGCGGGCGTGGAATTCATCCTGGGCGAATAA
- a CDS encoding NAD(P) transhydrogenase subunit alpha: MKIAILKEQAAGERRVAGTPETVKKFIALGASVAVEAGAGATASIADEAYVTAGASVGDRAATLAGADILLGVQGPDPASLGGAAAGAWIVAGLNPFGERARVDAYAAAGYEALAMEFMPRITRAQSMDILSSQSNLSGYKAVLDAAAEYDRAFPMMMTAAGTVSAAKCFVMGVGVAGLQAIATARRLGAQVSATDVRAATKEQIESLGAKAIFVEKVAGIEGEGTGGYATEMSDEYKAAQAELVSSHIAKQDIVITTALIPGRPAPRLISDAQIASMKPGSVIVDLAVEQGGNVEGAVAGEVVVRHGVKIVGHRNVPSRLAADTSALFSRNLYNFLSAFWDKDKNAPVLDEEIGNAIRLTQGGKVVNERLLG, encoded by the coding sequence ATGAAAATCGCGATATTGAAGGAACAGGCTGCGGGCGAACGGCGCGTGGCCGGTACGCCCGAGACCGTGAAGAAATTCATCGCGCTGGGCGCGAGCGTGGCTGTCGAGGCCGGCGCGGGCGCGACGGCGTCGATTGCCGACGAAGCCTATGTTACGGCCGGTGCCAGCGTTGGCGATCGTGCCGCGACGCTGGCGGGTGCCGATATCCTGCTGGGCGTGCAAGGCCCCGATCCGGCCAGCCTTGGCGGCGCTGCGGCGGGGGCGTGGATCGTCGCGGGCCTCAACCCGTTCGGCGAGCGGGCGCGGGTCGATGCCTATGCCGCCGCCGGCTATGAGGCGCTGGCGATGGAATTCATGCCGCGCATCACCCGTGCGCAATCGATGGACATCTTGTCGTCCCAGTCGAACCTGTCGGGATACAAGGCGGTGCTGGACGCGGCGGCCGAATATGACCGCGCCTTTCCGATGATGATGACCGCGGCGGGCACCGTGTCGGCGGCCAAATGCTTCGTCATGGGCGTGGGCGTGGCCGGCCTTCAGGCGATCGCCACGGCGCGGCGGCTGGGTGCGCAGGTGAGCGCCACCGACGTGCGCGCCGCGACCAAGGAGCAGATTGAATCGCTCGGCGCCAAGGCGATCTTCGTGGAGAAGGTGGCCGGCATCGAGGGTGAAGGCACCGGTGGCTATGCCACAGAAATGTCAGACGAATATAAGGCTGCCCAGGCCGAGCTGGTCTCGTCGCACATCGCCAAGCAGGACATCGTCATCACGACGGCGCTGATCCCCGGCCGGCCTGCGCCGCGCCTGATCAGCGACGCGCAGATCGCATCGATGAAGCCGGGCAGCGTGATCGTCGACCTGGCCGTCGAGCAGGGCGGCAATGTCGAGGGCGCGGTCGCCGGCGAAGTGGTCGTGCGCCACGGCGTCAAGATCGTGGGCCATCGCAACGTGCCCAGCCGCCTGGCCGCCGACACCTCCGCCCTGTTCTCGCGCAACCTCTATAATTTCCTGTCCGCCTTCTGGGACAAGGACAAGAATGCGCCGGTGCTGGACGAGGAAATCGGCAACGCGATCCGCCTGACCCAGGGGGGCAAGGTCGTCAACGAACGACTGCTGGGCTGA